A segment of the Candidatus Neomarinimicrobiota bacterium genome:
AGTTGCCTGTAATGTAAAAATGGATATGGGCATGCCTCACGGCCGCTTCCAAAAAGGGTTCAATCGGCTCATCCCTGGAAAACCGACTGATTAATACCGCAGTCATACCTGAGTTCTTCCACTTGAGCATGTTCTGATCTGATGAACCCGAAAGTACGGGGATGGGATCTTCAAGAACGAACAGCTTTCCCTCCAGGGAAGGGAATCGGTCACCAAGCGCCTGGGACAGCCCCTCGTTATGAACCAGCAATATGTCACAGTTGCGCCAGAGCATGAAACTGAAGAAATTCACGGGAAAAGTATCGTAGTCGCTGAAGGCCGCGGTATGAAGATCCGGTATCACTCTGCAACCGGATAGAAGTTTGTAGAACATGGCCGTGAATGTAATGAATGGGTGCGCTTGAAAGGAGTAGATCACCTTGGGGTGTGATCGGAGGAACTTGATGAAAGTGATAATGGCATTCACCATCAGCCTCAGTATTGCGAGAAAAGTGGGGGCGTCCTTTCTTTTGAGTCGGTAATACTCTGCACCCAGTTGCT
Coding sequences within it:
- a CDS encoding glycosyltransferase, which codes for MTRNKGIFVAWTEVSRRSEELAKQLGAEYYRLKRKDAPTFLAILRLMVNAIITFIKFLRSHPKVIYSFQAHPFITFTAMFYKLLSGCRVIPDLHTAAFSDYDTFPVNFFSFMLWRNCDILLVHNEGLSQALGDRFPSLEGKLFVLEDPIPVLSGSSDQNMLKWKNSGMTAVLISRFSRDEPIEPFLEAAVRHAHIHFYITGNYHRAKFSLEKYREQNITFTGFLPEEEYVSLLRSADFLIVLTTRDRTLLSGGYEGLSLVKPMVVSETDTIRRYFSDSVVYARSTPDAIYKAIVEVAESVDKYTVLAAAKKKNKIREWEEKRQNLLTLLGSAIL